A window of Nicotiana tabacum cultivar K326 chromosome 24, ASM71507v2, whole genome shotgun sequence contains these coding sequences:
- the LOC107773525 gene encoding AP-1 complex subunit gamma-2 produces MNPFSSGTRLRDMIRAIRACKTAAEERGVVRKECAAIRAAISENDQDYRHRNIAKLMFIHMLGYPTHFGQMECLKLIASPGFPEKRIGYLGLMLLLDERQEVLMLVTNSIKQDLNHTNQYIVGLALCALGNIGSAEMARDLAPEVERLLKFRDPNIRKKAALCSIRIIRKVPDLAENFINPAAALLSEKHHGVLITGVQLCIDLCKISTEALEYFRKKCTDGLVKILKDLTNSPYAPEYDVSGITDPFLHIRLLRLLCALGQDDADASDAMNDILAQVATKTESNKNAGNAILYECVATIMSVEDNGGLRVLAINILGRFLSNRDNNIRYVALNMLMKALAVDSQAVQRHRATILECVKDTDPSIRKRAVELVYLLVNESNVKPMTKELIEYLEASDPEFRGDLTAKICSIVEKFSPEKIWYIDQMLKVLPKAGNYVKDEVWHSLIVVITNASNLHGYAVRLLYRAVQAAGEQETLVRVAVWCIGEYGDILVNNAGRLDIEEPLTVTESDAVDVVETSIKSHSFDLTTRAMCLIALLKLSSRFPSCSQRINDIIVQYKGSFVLELQQRAIEFNSVIERHQNIRPSLVERMPVLDEATYSGRKAGSLPAAGSTSQGVSVNLPNGVAKPSAAPLVDLLDLSSDDVPAPSSSGGDFLQDLLGVDLAPVSSQSGTNQAQKSGTDVLLDLLSIGTPPANSSPSTTQVSPSNVDVRSPVDLLDRLSSPSAPSVQVSSTAGSSPMLDLLNGFPSSPSIPVTEGNCPAYPSIVAFDSSSLKLMFNFSKQPGNPQTILIEASFTNKSQEVLTNFIFQAAVPKFLQLHLDPASGNTLPANGNGSITQKLKITNSQRGKKSLVMRIRIAYKVNNKDVLEEGQINNFPRDL; encoded by the exons GGACATGATTCGGGCTATCCGTGCTTGCAAAACTGCAGCAGAGGAGCGTGGTGTAGTAAGAAAAGAGTGTGCTGCTATTAGAGCTGCAATCAGTGAAAATGATCAAGATTATAGACATCGTAATATTGCGAAGCTAATGTTCATTCACATGCTGGGTTACCCCACACACTTTGGTCAAATGGAATGCTTGAAGCTGATTGCTTCTCCAGGATTTCCAGAGAAAAGAATAGGATATCTTGGCCTAATGTTGTTGCTTGACGAAAGACAAGAAGTTTTAATGTTGGTTACCAATTCTATAAAGCA AGATCTTAACCATACCAACCAATATATTGTTGGACTTGCTCTTTGTGCCCTGGGGAATATTGGTTCTGCAGAAATGGCTCGTGACCTTGCACCTGAAGTTGAAAGGTTGCTAAAGTTTAGAGATCCTAATATCCGAAAGAAG GCAGCGCTTTGCTCTATAAGAATTATAAGGAAGGTCCCCGATCTCGCTGAAAATTTTATAAACCCTGCAGCAGCCTTGTTAAGTGAGAAACACCATGGGGTTCTCATTACAGGCGTCCAGCTTTGTATAGATCTATGTAAAATTAGTACAGAGGCTCTTGAATATTTCAGAAAG AAATGCACAGATGGTTTAGTCAAAATTCTGAAGGATCTCACGAACAGTCCATATGCGCCTGAGTATGACGTTTCTGGCATTACAGATCCTTTCCTCCATATAAGATTGCTTAGGCTCTTGTGTGCTTTGGGACAAGATGATGCCGATGCCAGTGATGCTATGAATGATATTCTTGCTCAG GTGGCAACAAAAACTGAATCAAACAAAAATGCAGGCAATGCTATTCTTTATGAATGTGTTGCAACTATCATGAGCGTTGAAGATAATGGCGGCTTGAGGGTACTTGCTATTAATATTTTGGGAAGATTTTTGTCCAACCGTGATAACAATATCAG ATATGTTGCACTGAACATGTTGATGAAAGCTCTGGCTGTAGATAGTCAAGCAGTGCAGAGGCATCGGGCAACAATTTTGGAATGTGTGAAG GATACCGATCCATCGATTCGTAAAAGAGCCGTTGAACTTGTGTATCTCTTAGTAAACGAAAGCAATGTGAAGCCTATGACGAAGGAGTTAATTGAATATCTAGAAGCAAGTGATCCGGAGTTTAGGGGAGATCTCACTGCCAAAATATGTTCGATTGTGGAAAA GTTCTCACCAGAGAAAATTTGGTACATTGATCAGATGCTCAAAGTTCTCCCTAAG GCTGGAAATTATGTTAAGGATGAGGTGTGGCATTCTCTGATTGTGGTGATAACAAATGCTTCTAACCTCCATGGTTATGCAGTACGGTTGTTATACAGAGCAGTGCAAGCAGCAGGGGAACAG GAAACTCTCGTTCGAGTTGCAGTTTGGTGCATTGGAGAATATGGTGACATTTTAGTAAATAACGCTGGAAGGCTTGATATAGAAGAACCACTGACA GTAACAGAATCTGATGCTGTGGATGTTGTGGAGACTTCCATTAAGAGCCATTCATTTGATCTCACTACTCGGGCGATGTGTTTGATTGCTTTGTTAAAGCTGTCGAGTCGCTTTCCATCTTGTTCACA GCGGATAAATGACATCATTGTTCAGTACAAAGGCAGCTTTGTGCTTGAACTGCAGCAGAGAGCTATTGAATTTAACTCGGTAATTGAGAGGCATCAGAATATCAG GCCTTCACTTGTCGAAAGAATGCCAGTTCTTGATGAAGCAACCTACAGTGGAAGGAAGGCTGGCTCTTTGCCAGCAGCTGGATCAACATCTCAAGGAGTATCAGTTAATCTTCCAAATGGAGTTGCCAAGCCTAGTGCTGCCCCTCTTGTTGACTTACTTGATCTTAGTTCAGATGATGTCCCTGCACCTAGTTCTTCTGGTGGAGACTTTCTTCAGGATCTTCTTGGTGTTGATCTGGCTCCAGTGTCTTCACAATCAG GTACAAATCAGGCTCAAAAGAGTGGCACCGATGTTTTACTGGATCTTCTGTCAATTGGAACACCACCTGCTAATAGCAGCCCATCTACAACTCAGGTGTCGCCCTCCAATGTTGACGTTAGAAGTCCGGTGGATCTATTAGATAGATTGTCTTCACCTTCGGCTCCTTCAGTTCAAGTCTCGTCTACAGCTGGAAGTTCTCCTATGTTGGATTTATTGAATGGGTTCCCTTCCAGTCCATCAATTCCTG TTACAGAAGGCAATTGTCCAGCATATCCATCAATAGTTGCATTTGATAGCAGCTCTTTAAAATTAATGTTCAACTTCTCAAAGCAGCCTGGAAACCCTCAGACAATACTTATTGAAGCTAGTTTTACAAACAAGTCACAAGAAGTTCTCACAAACTTTATTTTCCAAGCTGCAGTACCAAAG TTTCTTCAACTGCACTTGGATCCAGCAAGTGGTAATACGCTACCTGCAAATGGTAATGGATCAATCACGCAAAAGTTGAAAATCACAAACAGCCAACGTGGCAAG AAATCCCTTGTCATGCGCATACGGATAGCTTATAAGGTGAATAATAAAGACGTATTAGAGGAAGGCCAAATCAACAATTTTCCTCGTGATTTGTGA
- the LOC107773524 gene encoding RING-H2 finger protein ATL46-like — MSSSSSGNKISPAVLFIIVILAIIFFISGILHLLVRYLMKHRFSSQSARDPEMSDSGSYQRQLQQLFNLHDSGLDQSFIDALPVFLYKDIMGLKEPFDCAVCLCEFSEQDKLRLLPLCSHAFHISCIDTWLLSNSTCPLCRGSLFTPGFCIENPIFYFDDTTRDECCGGGVSENGSVIVGPKLHEDIDSKISSRRVFSVRLGKFKNTNNGILEIEKREMGETSNSNLDSRRCFSMGSFQYVVADSELQVALCPNSAKSNGVDGGGHQLRGNVKGKSGQNGNSANDGDNYGKRINLGNRGESFSVSKIWLWSKKDKFHNSADNVSLPWTDHHRAPPV, encoded by the coding sequence ATGTCATCATCTTCATCTGGAAATAAAATTAGCCCAGCTGTTCTTTTTATCATAGTAATATTAGCTATCATATTCTTTATTTCTGGTATTCTCCATTTGTTAGTTAGGTATTTAATGAAACATAGGTTCTCTTCACAATCTGCTAGAGACCCTGAAATGTCTGATTCTGGTTCCTATCAAAGGCAATTACAACAACTTTTTAATCTACATGATTCAGGTTTAGATCAGTCCTTTATTGATGCACTCCCTGTGTTTCTTTACAAAGATATAATGGGTTTAAAAGAACCATTTGATTGTGCTGTTTGTCTTTGTGAATTCTCAGAACAAGACAAGTTAAGGCTGCTCCCTTTATGTAGTCATGCTTTTCATATAAGTTGTATAGACACATGGCTTTTGTCAAATTCTACTTGCCCACTTTGTAGAGGGAGCCTTTTTACACCTGGTTTTTGTATTGAAAATCCAATCTTTTACTTTGATGATACAACAAGAGATGAATGTTGTGGTGGTGGGGTTTCAGAAAATGGAAGTGTTATTGTTGGTCCAAAATTACATGAGGATATTGATAGTAAGATCAGTTCAAGAAGGGTGTTTTCTGTTAGACTTGGCAAATTCAAGAACACAAACAATGGTATTCTTGAAATTGAGAAAAGGGAAATGGGAGAGACTAGTAATAGTAATTTGGATTCAAGAAGGTGTTTTTCAATGGGGTCTTTCCAATATGTGGTGGCTGATTCAGAATTGCAAGTGGCATTGTGTCCCAATAGTGCTAAAAGTAATGGTGTAGATGGTGGTGGTCATCAATTGAGGGGAAATGTGAAAGGGAAAAGTGGACAAAATGGAAATTCCGCAAATGATGGGGATAATTATGGGAAAAGGATAAATCTTGGAAATAGAGGGGAGAGTTTTTCTGTTTCCAAGATCTGGCTCTGGTCCAAGAAGGATAAATTTCATAATTCTGCTGACAATGTAAGTTTGCCATGGACGGATCATCATAGAGCTCCACCTGTTTGA